ACTCTGAAACTTCTGAGACTCCATAAAAGATACCATCTAACACTATACCCGTCAAGTCTACCGGGACTGCAGGGCATGCTCGAGAAGATCAAGGATTGGGCTGCATGGGGCGAGGTTAGCAGGGAGACCCTAGTGAAACTACTTAAAGCTAGAGGGAGAGGGCCAGGAGGTAGAAGACTCACAGACGACTACATAGCCAGTAATCTAGGCTCCCAGGGAGTGAAAAGCCTGGAGGATCTAGCTGACGCACTACTAGAGGGAAGAATATTACTCCATAAGATAGATAACATCGTGAAACCAGTCTTCAGAATGCATCCCCCTAGAAAAGGATTAAAGGGCTCAGTGAAGAAACCCACCGGTCAAGGCGGCTGGCTGGGTTACAGCGGGGAGAAGATAAACGAGTTAATTGAGAGAATGCTGTAGGTGGTTTACTATGACGGTGAGAAAGAAGAAGAAATCCAGAAAGCTCCGTGGTAGAACTAGAACCATGGGCTGGGGGAGGGTAGGCCAGCACAGGAAGAGCGGGTCCCGCGGAGGCTTCGGGGCAGTGGGATTCCATAAGCATAAGTGGACGTGGATTCTAAAGCACGCTCCAAACTGGTATGGTAAGCACGGCTTCCTACCCCGCAGTAAAATCGAGGAGAAGGCAGTGATTAATGTAGGCGAGCTCGATGAGATAGCATACAAGATGACTCTCACAGGTAAAGCTGTAGTAGAGGATGGATTAACAGTCTTAGATACCGTGAGCATGGGTATAAGTAAAGTACTAGGATCAGGTAGAGTCACCAGGAGGCTCAAAGTTATCGCTAAGGAAGTAAGCGAGGATGCCAGAAGAAAGATAGAGGAAGCGGGCGGTATAGTGGTAACCCCAGGTAGCAGCTAGGAGAGGCTGTAAGATAGGATTATTAAGACTAATTATTTTAATCTCTTTCACCCTCTACAAATCTAGCTTCAAGTACACAGAGTTAACGAGCGGATCTAGAGATGGGGTTACTTAACCTGCTTGCTAGGGTAGCCGACTACATACCTACAGTAGCGAAGCCTAAGACCAAGCCATCGATGTACGAGAGGTTGTTCTGGACTGGTGTAGCCCTAGTAGTCTACATGATCATGGCTAGCACGCCTCTATACGGTATATCCTACGCTGGCCCCCAGCAGATAATGCTAATACAAGTGATATTCGCGTCGAGCAGAGGAACTCTAATGGAGCTAGGCATAGGCCCTATAGTCACAGCAGGCTTAATAATGCAGATCCTCGTGGGAGCAAAGCTCGTGGACCTGGATCTAACAGACCCCGAGAACCGCCGAGTCTTCACTATGGCTCAGAAGACTCTCGCCATAATACTAGCAGTCTTTGAGTCAGCAATGTACGTTCTCTCATGCCGCTACTGGACTCCACTCGGTAACCCTATAACAAGCTGTAGCGCCACGTGGAGTACACGCTTAATTGTCGGGCTTCAACTCTTCATAGCATCCTACATGGTTATCACGCTCGACGAGATGATACAGAAGGGGTGGGGTATCGGTTCAGGCGTATCCCTGTTCATCCTAGCAGGCGTGGCGACAACAATATTCTGGAATACATTCAGCACTGTAACCTATCAAGGCGAGTACATAGGCTTCATTCCCTACCTCATTCAGCACTTATCGAGCGGAGGGAGCTGGAGCGACCTGCTGGTGAGAGCAAGGGGAAGGGATCTCGTAGGCTTAATTGCAACTATAGTCATCCTCCTGCTACTCGTATACCTTAACAGCATGAAGATAGAAGTCCCGGTTACCTCGCCGAGACTCCATGGTGTTAAAACGAAGATCCCCTTGCAGTTCCTCTATGTGACTAACATACCGGTTCTATTCATAGGCATACTGTACTCGAATGTTTTAATCTACGCGATGATCCTGAGGAATTATCTTGCTACAGTAGTACCTGCAAGCATAGCTGACCTTCTAGCAAAGTATGATGAAACTGGACGGCTTATAGGAGGCCTTGCATACTACCTCTCATCTCCCAGCGGCTTGTATAGTGCTCTAGCCGACCCCATGCACCTAGTAGTATACAGTCTTCTAGTACTAGTGTTCGCAGTGCTCTTCGGAGTTATGTGGGTTGAAGTAGCAGGGTTAAACCCGGCTGCGCAAGCAGAGCAGTTGATTAGCAGTGGCTTCGAGGTGCCAGGGTTAAGGAGCAACCCGAAGATCCTCGAGCGTATTCTAGCCAAGTACATATACCCGCTGACAGTGCTCTCAAGCCTTATAGTAGCAGGGATCTCAATTGTAGCGGATACTCTTGGAGCGTATGGTACAGGTATAGGTATCCTGCTCGCTATAGGTATTCTCTACCAGTACTACGCTATGATAGCGTACGAGAGGACTCTTGAAGCATACCCGTTACTGAAGCGCTTGGTGGGAGAGTAGTGTTTTTAACACTAATAATAGTGCTATCAGCCATGCTCTCAATACTAGTATCACTACTCGTGAAAGCTGTTAGAAGCCACCCCTACTTTGCTGAAGCAGTCAAGGCTTTCACCTCCATTCAGGTACCTGAGAAGCCTAGAAGTAAAGGTGATATTAGAAGGCTGAGGAAGTATAGAGCCCTCTATAAGTCCGTGAGGAAAAGAATTATTCTACTCTTAGCGTTAAATTTCACTGTATTCACGCTAGTCTACGTTCTAATGATAGTCCTAGTGACAGTGTTATCCGGCGGGGAGGCGTGGATTACTATACCAGTAGCTATACCCCTCCTCTCGTATGCGAGTAATGGAGTCTACATGACACATGTCTACGTGGTAGCACTCCTTGGCTTCATAATACCATTCCGCTTAATCTCGAAGAATGCTAGACTCTAATACTTAAGCTCTTTTAATCCCTGCACTAATTTTAGCTAGAACAGTGCCTGCTTAGGGTGAGTGTAGTATGCCTAGACCAATGTATAGGAGTAGAAGCTGGAGGAGAGTTATTGTTAGAACACCTGGTGGAGAAGTGAAGGTACACTACGAGAAGAAGCCTCCAAGCACAGCTAAATGCGCTATATGCGGGAAGCCCTTAAACGGGGTTCCAGCTCTCAGGCCAAGCGAGCTCCGCAAGCTCGCTAAAACAGAGAGAAGGCCGGAGAGACCTTACGGAGGCTACATATGCCACGAGTGTCTTGCACGCGGGCTCAGAGAAGCTGTTAGAGCCCAGCTACGCTTGTAGGCTAGCGTGATCTAATTGGTTAGAATAGTTTTAAGCGGCCCGCCCGGGAGTGGTAAGACAACACAGGCTAAACGCCTAGCCTCATACTACGGCTTCAAGTACTATTCAGCTGGCTCAGTGTTCAGAGAGTATGCTAGGATGAAGGGGTTGACACTAGAGGAGCTTAGCAGGCTAGCCATGGAGGATCCATCAATAGATATGGAAGTAGATAGGCTAACACTTGAAACAGTTAAGGCGAGCGACAACATAGTTGTAGACGGGCATCTAGCAGCATGGATAGTCTCCGATATCGCTGATCTAAAAGTGTATGTGACAGCTCCGTTAACTCTTAGAATCCTGAGAATAGCTGGACGCGACAATAAATCACTAGGGAAAGCTCTCTCAGAGACGCTTATAAGAGAGTACTCACAGAAGAAGAGATTCATGGAGTACTACGGGTTCAACGTAGATGACACATCATTCTTCGACATAGTTATAAATACAAAGCTCATTGGTGTAGAAGAAGCATTCAGCATTATAAGAACAGCAGTAGACAAGATTTTAAAAGAGAGGAGTAGTTAAAACGGATCCGTAGCATGATGGCTTAAAGGGTGGTTAAAGTGCCAGCCATAGAGATTGGAAGAATATGTGTTAAAGTAGCAGGTAGAGAAGCAGGTAGAAAATGTGTCGTAGTCGATATAATAGACGAGAACTTTGTTCTCATCACAGGGCCTAGAACCCTTACTGGGGTAAAGAGGAGGAAGGTTAACATAAAGCATATAGAACCCACGGAGAAATCTATTAGGATACCTAGGGGTGCAAGCGACGAGGAAGTCTTAAAGGCTATAGGTGAAAGCGGCTTAGTAGACTACATGAAGGAGGTTGTTAAGCCGAAGCTAACACCACTATAGCAGGCTGTAGCTGGAAGACTAGAAGGCATTATAACCCCGAAGATTTTCTTTTCCATATAGGAGAGAGGCGTATTCATCATGGGGTTAGCAGAGAAAGGATTATCCTTCATAGACTACCTGACAGCAAGAGCTGGGTACAGGAATGAGTGGATTGTGGTGAGAGAGGCTGATACATCCTCCGACTATGGTGTTCTACCCTACGAGAGAAGCATTAGGGATCACATAAGCTATGGAGTCTTAAACCTTGATAAGCCGCCAGGGCCCACCAGCCATGAAATCGTTGCATGGGTTAAGAGGATGTTCTCTGTGAGAAGAGCCGGTCACGGGGGTACCCTAGAACCCTCCCTCGGGGTGGGGAGACCCCAAGGTGACCGGTGTCCTGCCAGTTGGCTTAGAGAACAGTACTAAGGTCATTGGAAGCGTGGTGCACAGTATTAAGGAATACGTTATGGTTGTACAGCTACATGGAGATGCATCGGAGCAGGATGTAAGAAGGGTAGCCGGGTACTTCAGGGGGGAGATATACCAGAGGCCTCCGGTGAGATCTAGTGTTAAACGTGCTCTTAGAGTTAGGAGAATCTACGAGATAGAGGTTCTCGAAGTAAGAGAAAGGCTCCTTCTACTCAGAGTTCTAAGCGATCCAGGTACCTACATGAGGAAGCTAGCCCACGACATGGGTTTAATGCTAGGTGTTGGAGCCCATATGAGGGAGCTCCGGAGGACTCGTACAGGGCCGTTCAGAGAGGATGAGACTCTGGTAAGACTCCAGGATGTCAGTGAAGCTCTAGCTTTATGGAGGGAGAGAGGAGATGAAAGATACCTTAGACGTATTATTCTACCTGTCGAAGCCTCTATAGTCCACCTCCCGAAAATAATGATCCTTGACACAGCTGTAGACGCTATAGCTCACGGTGCAAGCCTAGCTGCACCCGGTGTAGCGAGGCTGACAAGTAATGTTGCAAGAAATAAAACCGTGGCTATTCTAACACTTAAAGGCGAGCTAGTAGCCCTCGGGCAAGCCCTCCGTGATGCTAGTGAAATAGCCAGGATGAGTAAGGGTATAGTTGCAAGAACTCGTAGGGTTCTAATGCCGCCTGGAGTATACCCTTCAACGTGGAAGAAGGGATCCCAGCTGTGACCCACTACTTTAAGCCAGGGGAGCCGGGTGAAAGAAGGCTTATACCGTTAGCGATCCACGGGTATTCATTCGAGTTCCTCTCCTATACAAGCTTATTCTCCGGTTCAACCATAGACGAGGGGACGAGGCTCCTTCTTGAGAACATAGAGGTGCCTGAGAGCGGAGTAGTCTTAGATATCGGCTGCGGCTACGGGGTTATAGGGATAGTTATCGCTACTCTCAATCCTTCACTGAAAGTCTACATGACAGACATTAACCCTTTAGCCGTCAAGGTAGCCCGTTTAAACGCTAGGAGGAATAGAGTTGAAGACCGCGTGGTTGTCTTAGAGGGAGATAGGTATAAGCCTGTAGAAGGCTTGAAGTTTAATGCAATATACTCCAATCCCCCGATCTCAGCAGGCATGAATATAGTAGAAGAAATAGTTCTAGGGGCGAGAGAACACTTAACTGAAGACGGCTTCGCGCAATTCGTGCTAGCGAGAGGCGGTCATAGCCTAGCCAATAAAGCTAGAAGAGTATACAGTGATGTAAGAGTTAAGAGTAAAAAAGGTTATATCCTCCTATACCTTAAACCATGAGAGTAGAGCCGGGGTGCCCGAGCGGCCTAAGGGGCTGGCCTGGAGAGCCAGTGGGCTCACGCCCGCGCGGGTTCAAATCCCGCCCCCGGCGCTCTAATCTTGAATACTCTGGTCTTGGTGATTGACGCAGAAGTCCTCCAACCTCTACTAAAGATTTATAAACTCTCCACTTGCTTCCCTATTTAGCTAGTGGGAACATGGTGCCTAGGAGAAATATACTGATATCTGAAATATACTGATATCTGAAGTAGTAATAGTAGTATTACTTGTAATCCCACTAGTATTCATGATAGAGGCTGAAGCCCTACCAGTTACAGCTGGTACCAGTAAGGTTCGAATAGTCATAGGGTATAAGGATGAATCATCCAAGCTAGGTATTTTAAAGCTCTCGGTGTAAGCCCGTTAAAGGAGATCAAGGAGATAAAAGTCATCGTAGTAGAGGTGCCTGAAGCGCTCGCCAAGCGTATTAAGAATATACCTGGAGTTAGATACGTAGAGAGGGATGGCGAGGCCCGGGCACTCGGGTGGACTAGCTACTATAGCGATATAAAGTGGAATATGTACATGATTGGTATAACTGATGTCTGGGAATCCTACTACGGATACTATGGTAGCTACGTCTTCGGACGTGGTGTTGCCGTAGCAGTACTAGATACAGGCATAGACTATACTCATTCAGACCTCTACGGAAGGGTCGCTTACTGTATTTACACTGTGGGCACTAAAACATATAAAGGTACAAACCTAAAGAACTGTGCTGACAGAAACGGGCATGGAACACACGTCGCTGGCATTATAGCTGCATCAGTAAACAACGCTGGTAGTGCTGGAGCTGCCCCTAATGTCACCCTAGTTGCTGTTAAAGTACTCTCGGATTCAGGTAGCGGTACATACACTGATATTACTGAAGGTATTGTTGAAGCCGTAAAGGCTGGAGCATACATACTAAGCATGTCTCTTGGAGGCCCGAGTGATAGCAGCGTGTTAAGAGATGCATCCTACTGGGCCTACCTGCAGGGTGCTGTACAGGTGGTTGCAGCAGGTAACAGTGGTGATGGAAACCCCTCAACAAATAATGTAGGCTACCCAGCACGCTATCCATGGGTGATAGCTGTAACAGCAGTGGATTCAAGCGGTAACACTCCCACGTGGAGTAGCGACGGCTCGGAGGTAGATGTAGCAGCCCCGGGTGTCAACATATACTCCACGTACCCGAACAAGAGGTACGCTTATCTCAGCGGTACATCTATGGCTACACCCCATGTATCAGCTGTAGTAGCTGTAATAGAGGCGTTAAGATACGCAGCTGGTAAGAGCTGGCTTGACTTCGACGCAATCTACGATGTTATTACATCCACAGCCATAGATCTGGGGCCACCAGGCTTCGATGTCTACACAGGATACGGGTTGATCGATGCATATAGTGCAGTGAGGTATGCCTTAAGCCTACCCTAGTTTTCCCTCAATCTATTCTACCTTATAGAGAAAAAGTCATGTAGCTAATTCTAGAAATCTATTTAGGCTTCTAAACTACTCAGCTTATACTGGCGTCGTGAAACCCCACTTCTCTAGTGCTCTCGCCAGCTCTCTGTGCTCTTTAGCGTATACGTCGAGCGGTATCCCCTTTACTATAGCGTCAAGGGCTTGCCTGACAGCAGCTGCACCTGCTCTAGGTCCGTCGGGGTGCCCGACTACACCGCCTCCTATCTGTAGTACTAGTTCTCTCCCAAGAGCGTCGATAACTACAGGGAGGTTGCCTGGGTGTAGTCCTCCCGATGAGACAGGCATTGCCGGCTTAATGTGGTGCATTGGCTGCTCGAGGTGGAATATATCGTTTGAGTCAGGCTTGAAGTGGGTGTCTCTTAATATCCTGGCGTATGCTACTACATCCTGTTTTCCTCCCTCAAGCTTCCCTGCTCCAGCTGTACCCACGTGTAGCTGGTCTACTCCTATGATCCTGTAGAGTTTTGCCAGCACGTACATTGAGATACCATGGTAGGGATTCCTCGTGAATGCTGCATGCATAGCTCTATGGGCATGTATAGCTAGCCCGTACTCCTCGGCGAGATCCCTAATGTAGGTTAGAGTGCTCCACCCTGTGATCACAACGTCAACCATTACATACGGGTTACCGTAGTCTGCAACTAGCTTGAGCCTCCTCTCCATCTCGCGTATATCGGATGTAATGTTAGCAAACCAAGCCTTCCTCTCACCTGTCTCTTTTTCAACCTTATCTATAACCCTCATGATCTCCTTTGCTCTAGCTTCAAACCTGCAGAAGCTGGGGCTAGTCAGGTTCTCATCGTCTTTAATGTAATCTAATCCACCGCCTAGTAGCTCTAAAGCTAGCTTTCCAACCTCCTCTGGCGAGTACCCTTCCTTGGGTTTCGGCACAGTCCCCACTATCGGTCTATCCTTAACTCTAAAGATCTCTCTAACACCCTCGATACCTTTGCTGGGACCCTTGAACCCCTTGAGAAACTCCTTTGGGAGGTATAAGTCTTCTAGCCTCAATCCTTCAACACGCTTCATGCCGAATATATTTCCAGCCAGCGATGCGAGAAGTCCAGGCATATTTCCTTCTTCGAACAGCTCTACTGGGTATGCTATTCTGATAAGCCAGGAGCCGTCGCCGAGATCCCTGAAGTAGTATGCCCTCCCGTTCAGCCTTCTAACTCTCTCTACATCGTACCAGTTGTAGAGGCTTGTCCACGTACCAGTGCTACTCTCTGCTGCTACTCCTCCAGCTGCATCCTCAATTGTGAAGCCTTTAGCTGGTTTAACTCTATATACTGCTATTACATGCTTTTCAGGGTCGGGGGTGAACCCTTTATCAACGTACTCATGGTATACCTCGAACTCCATTTTCCCGCTCAAAGACAACACCTTGAGCGAATAAATATGATTGAAACCTTATATTTCTTTAGTTAGGCATTAGGTGTCTTCATGGAGAATAAGGTGGTGTACTCTAGGAGTGGTAGATTCGACTTCCTAGAACACATGAGTGATATCTACGTTAGAGCGTATGGTAGCAGTATACTAGAACTCTACGAGAATGCTGGGCTGGCACTCTTCGACTCCATGGTTAACATCGACCATGTAAAGCCAGAGGTAGTGAAGCATGTAGAAGTAGAGGGATTCGACTTAGAAAGCCTCCTCTACAAGTGGCTTGAAGAGCTCCTAATCCTCTACTACACAGAGAGACTTATGTGTAGCAGCATCAATGTCGTGGAGTTTAGAGTAGAGGAGAGTGGCGGGGAAGCAGTCCACAGGCTGAAGGCTAGGGTTGAATGCGAGACATTTAATCCGGCAAGACATGAAGCTAGAGTTGAAGTTAAATCACCAACATACAGTTTAATGAGGATACTAAAGCATGAACATGGATGGGAAGCTTACTTCGTGCTAGACATATAGTGTTTAATAGCCAGCGAGCACTTCTCGCAGAAGAATCTGGATTTACTGTCAACCCCCAGGATATCATTGCTGTAGTTCATGACGCAGCCGGGTGTAATGCAGTGGTCTAGTCCTGCTAGATGGCCGAGTTCATGCACGCACTCCTTCACAAGCCTCTCAAAATACAGGTTGAAGTCGGGGGGTTGACCGTAGAATTCAGGCTTAAGCCTCTTAGTGAAGACTACTGCTGTACGAGTATTCTTTAAAGCCAAGCCGAAAATAAAGTTGAAGTCTTCTTCAAACCCGTCGAGATACCCGATCCCGAGGATCACTGTGTCATCGTCTACACCGGCCAGCCTGATAGTAGAGTGCAGGTAGTCAGCTACACAGTTAGCTAGATACTGCCTCCTCTCCCAGCTGAAGCATTTAATCGGGGGTTTTACAACCTCACTCCACGTGGTTAACTCTACTCTCACACCACTCTTCTCGAAAGCTTCTCTTATAGCCTCGGAGAGAGCATCCAGGTATTCCAGTACACCGTAGCTTGTTAACGGAACCAGTATTATTCTAGTCAAGACCTAGCACCGAGGGGAATAAAGAGCTCGGTATAATATAAGTGTTAGCAATGCCGCCGCGGGGACTCGAACCCCGGACCCCCCGGTCTTCAGCCGGGTGCTCTCCCAGCTGAGCTACGGCGGCCTCTAGAGTTATGATGAGAGTTCAGGGTTTATTAGGCTTTCTCCTCAAGGCTATTAAAAAGTTATAATACATCTTCGAGAGTAAGAGTATCCGAGGTGGGATGCTTGCTAGCCGTAATACTTGCTGGCGGGTATGGTAAGAGGCTCAAGCCGTTTACTGATGAATTACCGAAGCCCCTGGTACCTGTTGGCGAGAAACCAATCCTCGAGTGGCAGATTACATGGTTGAAGATGCATGGCTTCAAGGAGGTGGTACTGCTAGTCGGGTACAGGAAGGAGAAGATCATAGAGAGCATTGGAAGTGGATGCAAGCTCGGCGTTAAAGTCACCTACGTAGTCGAGGATGAACCACTAGGTACAGGCGGGGCAATAAAGAACGCTGAGCACATACTCTCCAAGGTGGATTCATTCCTAGTAGTCAACGGCGATATAATAACTAATTTAAACCCGTTAAAGCTCTTCGAGACTCTTGAGAGAGATAAGTACCTGGGTGTAATAGCTTCAATACCTCTACCAAGCCCCTACGGAGTCTTGGAGATAGAAGGCGAGAACAAGGTTAGAGGATTCATTGAGAAGCCTCAGCTCAGCGACTACTGGATTAATGCTGGAGTATACGCTTTGAGATCAGAGTCCCTCAAGTACTTCCCTGAGAAAGGGGATCTTGAGAAGACAGCTTTCCCCGCTATGGCTAAGGATGGCGTGCTAGGAGCTTACAGGTATACAGGCGTCTTCTGGAAGGCTATAGATACATTCAAGGAGCTAGAGGAGGCTTCTAGAGCAGTCAACGAGATATTCAAGCGGGTGGAGCAGCATTGATTCTCAGCGACTGGGATATAAGAGTATACATTGAGAAAAAGCTACTAGTAATTAACCCGCTACTAGAAGACACGATTAGAGAGAATGGTGTAGACTTGAGATTCGGTAACGAATTCTGCAGATTCAAGAAGACGAATACAGTGGTCGATACATTGAGAAGCAGCGTGGATGATGTCTTAGAGTGCTTTAAGGTTGGGGGAGAAGGCTTCGTAGTAAACCCTCTCGAACACGTTCTCACGACAACACTAGAGTACGTTGAATTCCCTAGCGATCTAGTAGGCTTAGTAAACTTGAGGAGCACTTTCGCTAGGTACGGGCTTTACATACCCCCCACAGTAATAGATGCAGGATTCAAAGGTAATATAACAATAGAGCTGGTCGGTAGCACTATACCTGTAAAAGTCTACCCGGGTCAGAGATTCCTCCACTTAATCCTTGCTAGAACAAGCAGTCCAGTCTACAGGCCGTACTCAGGTAAGTATCAGGGGCAAACGGGGGTAACACCACCGAAGCCAGATGAGCTGTAGCTACCAGCTACACTGGTCTTCCTGTTAAAGTAGTGCCGCCGCCGGGATTTGAACCCGGGTATCCCGCACCCGCCAGCTGCAGGCCTAGGGTGTCACGGGCTCGAGAGGCCCGCATACTTGACCGGGCTATACTACGGCGGCTTAACTAGTGAATAGGATTCCAATGGAAGGCTTTTAAAGTTTCTCCCTCCTTGTTCCCTACTGATATCTACATGGTTAACCCCCCAGTCTTCTAGGTGAACACGGCTTGAAAGCCATGGTTCTCTACAAGCCTGCACCAGCTGAAACAAAGCCTCTTAGATACATGGATGTAGATAAGCCGGAACCGGGGAGAGACGAGGTCTTAATCAGAGTGCTTAAATGCGGTGTCTGCAGGACAGACCTCCATATAGTTGAAGGCGAGCTTAAACCAGTCAAGCTTCCACTAATACCTGGACACCAGGTCATAGGTGTAGTAGAGGACGTAGGTGAAGGTGTAACAGGTGTCTCCAGGGGTGAGAGAATTGGTGTACCCTGGCTCTACTATGCTTGCGGGGAGTGCAGGTACTGTAGGAGAGGCTTAGAGAACCTATGCGAGAAAGCATTATTCACAGGATACAGCGTGGATGGAGGCTACGCTGAATACATGCTTGCAAAAGCCGACTTCATTCACAGAATACCTAGCGGTATAGACGATCTTCACGCAGCTCCTTTAATGTGTGCTGGTGCAGTAGGCTACAGGTCGCTTAAGCTAACAGGTCTCCTAGGCGTGGAGAATGCTACTCTAGGCCTCTTCGGCTACGGGTCAGCAGCCCACCTAGTCTTACAGATAGCTAAGAAGCTAGGGTTAAACGTGTATGTTTTCACGGGGAGCAAGTGGAAGATTGAGAAGGCTCTCGAGAATGGTGCTGACTGGGCTGGCCTTACAAGCGAGGAACCGCCGAGAAAACTTGATGCTGCAATAGTGTATGCTCCAGCCTCCCAGGTCTTCGTGGAAGCCTTGAGGAAGCTGGATAGAGGTGGAAGAGTAGTGCTAGCTGAAATATACATGACACCTATTGAGAGACTCGAATACAGCCTCCTCTGGCATGAAAGAGAAGTTAAGAGTGTAGCTAATGTGACGAGAAGAGATGTAAGAGAAGTCCTCGAGATAGCAGTAAAATACGGCGTGAAACCTGAGGTGAAAACCTATAGTCTTAGTGAAGCAAACGAAGCACTCTTAGAGTTGAAGAAAGGGCATCTCGGCCAGATAGTACTCGATACTACTTGAGACTCTGCAGGGAACCCCTTACTCTATGCTAGAACTAGAGCATGGTATACCTCGAGCTTTAAACTGGGTGAATCTAAGTAAACCCTTCAATTCCCGCCTCCAGAGCACAATAAGAAGGAGTAGTAGCACTTGTCCTAAGTCTACAGATATGCTTCCCCCTCTACCACTTATCTCCAGTAGGATAAATGGGTATA
This window of the Desulfurococcus sp. genome carries:
- a CDS encoding archease, whose protein sequence is MENKVVYSRSGRFDFLEHMSDIYVRAYGSSILELYENAGLALFDSMVNIDHVKPEVVKHVEVEGFDLESLLYKWLEELLILYYTERLMCSSINVVEFRVEESGGEAVHRLKARVECETFNPARHEARVEVKSPTYSLMRILKHEHGWEAYFVLDI
- a CDS encoding archaemetzincin family Zn-dependent metalloprotease, producing the protein MTRIILVPLTSYGVLEYLDALSEAIREAFEKSGVRVELTTWSEVVKPPIKCFSWERRQYLANCVADYLHSTIRLAGVDDDTVILGIGYLDGFEEDFNFIFGLALKNTRTAVVFTKRLKPEFYGQPPDFNLYFERLVKECVHELGHLAGLDHCITPGCVMNYSNDILGVDSKSRFFCEKCSLAIKHYMSSTK
- a CDS encoding nucleotidyltransferase family protein encodes the protein MLAVILAGGYGKRLKPFTDELPKPLVPVGEKPILEWQITWLKMHGFKEVVLLVGYRKEKIIESIGSGCKLGVKVTYVVEDEPLGTGGAIKNAEHILSKVDSFLVVNGDIITNLNPLKLFETLERDKYLGVIASIPLPSPYGVLEIEGENKVRGFIEKPQLSDYWINAGVYALRSESLKYFPEKGDLEKTAFPAMAKDGVLGAYRYTGVFWKAIDTFKELEEASRAVNEIFKRVEQH
- the dcd gene encoding dCTP deaminase → MILSDWDIRVYIEKKLLVINPLLEDTIRENGVDLRFGNEFCRFKKTNTVVDTLRSSVDDVLECFKVGGEGFVVNPLEHVLTTTLEYVEFPSDLVGLVNLRSTFARYGLYIPPTVIDAGFKGNITIELVGSTIPVKVYPGQRFLHLILARTSSPVYRPYSGKYQGQTGVTPPKPDEL
- a CDS encoding zinc-dependent alcohol dehydrogenase family protein, with translation MVLYKPAPAETKPLRYMDVDKPEPGRDEVLIRVLKCGVCRTDLHIVEGELKPVKLPLIPGHQVIGVVEDVGEGVTGVSRGERIGVPWLYYACGECRYCRRGLENLCEKALFTGYSVDGGYAEYMLAKADFIHRIPSGIDDLHAAPLMCAGAVGYRSLKLTGLLGVENATLGLFGYGSAAHLVLQIAKKLGLNVYVFTGSKWKIEKALENGADWAGLTSEEPPRKLDAAIVYAPASQVFVEALRKLDRGGRVVLAEIYMTPIERLEYSLLWHEREVKSVANVTRRDVREVLEIAVKYGVKPEVKTYSLSEANEALLELKKGHLGQIVLDTT